The stretch of DNA AGGCCCGCGGTGGTCCGGCGCACCACCGCGCGGTTCATCCGGTTGGGTCCCGCGCCCATGACGCCCCGCAGGCCCGCGGTGCCGAACTCCAGGTCGCCCGCGAACCGGTCCGCCAGGTCCGCCACGTCCCCGCGCGCGAGCACCTCGCGCAGCTCCGCCACGGTGGCCGGGTCCGGATCCGCCCGCAGCCATGTCTCCGCCTTGTCCTTCAGCTCTGTCGCGTCCATCTCCACCCCTCCTTAAGCGGTTGTCCCGTCGCCGACGTGGCCGGCCTTCTGCGTCTGTTCAGCGATGGTCAACCGGCTCCCGCCTGGTGTCAGGTGTAGTCGGTGAGCTTCTTGCGGGTCGGCCCGCCCTTGGGCGCGTCCTTCTGCCCCTGGCAGTTCACGCAGAACTCCACATAGGGCACGGCCTCCAGCCGGCCCAGGGGAATCTCGTCCCCACACTCCTCGCACTCGCCGAAGGAGTCCGGATCCTGGCGCAGCTTGCCCAGCGCCTTGAGCACGCGCTGCAACACGACGTCCGAGTTGCGGTTGCGGTTGGAGGCGATGGCCTGGAGCATCTCGTTGAGCGGCTGCTCGTCCTCGTCGCCCCCCACGCGCCCCTCGTCGGTGCGGTTGGGCTCGAT from Cystobacter ferrugineus encodes:
- a CDS encoding TraR/DksA family transcriptional regulator, which gives rise to MQKLLELHAELTGKTPARIEPNRTDEGRVGGDEDEQPLNEMLQAIASNRNRNSDVVLQRVLKALGKLRQDPDSFGECEECGDEIPLGRLEAVPYVEFCVNCQGQKDAPKGGPTRKKLTDYT